ATCGAACTCTGTGGACTGAATTACAAGCCAGTGCTTCCAAACCAAACTGCTCTGGAATATTGACAGTGAAGAATAATGAGAAGAATCGCACATTGAACAACTTATATCTGCATTAGTAGAATACCGAAGAGTTCTAGATTTTGTTGGAAGTATGTCGTAGATACATTTCCAAATAAAATGCTTTACTCTGGGAATTAGTGGAAGCTTCCACATATATGAAAGAGTCTTCTTCATCTCTGCAGAAAACTCAGACTCTCCATGAGTGTCCAGATATATTTTCTTATAAGCAGACTTTACCATGAAAGAACCGTTTCTTTCTAGCCTCCAAATAAATTTATCTGATTGTTGGGGATGAATAGAAATACCAACAATGGAGCTTGCTATCTCAGGAGAAAATAGTTCATGCAGAAGACTGAGATTCCAAGTATTAGTACCTTGATAGAACAAATCTCTGACCAACACATAGGAGGAAGGGTTAACAACATTTGGTTTTGGTTCTGGTGGAGAGTGTATACTAGGAATCCATATGTCTCTCCAGATTCTTATCGAAGCCTCATTACCTAGATTTCAAAAACTATTAGTTTTAATAAACTGAATTTGAGAGCTGATGCTTTTCCAAGCATAGGAAGAATCCTCCTTCACTGTGTATTCAAAGATATCCCCACTGGGGTAGTATTTTGCTTCCATAGATTTAGACCACATGTCTGAGCTTCTTGAACATAATCTCCACGCAGATTTAGAAAGTAATGCTTTATCAAAACATTCTAAATCTCTAAAACCCATTCCACCTTCCTCTTTGTCTATGCTTAAGTTTTTCCAAGAGATGATTGCCCCTTTATTAGAGTCTTTTCTCCTCCAGAATTACCCTGGATAGAATTAAGCTCTTTTATAGTTTGATATGGCAGCTTAAATGAGATCATGTGATGGACTGGAATGGCATTTAGAACATGTTTGACCATAACTGTTCTACCTGGTTCTGAGAGGTTTGTAGCATTCCACTTGGAAAGTCTGGTATCTATCTTTCCCAccaatactcagaaaggaaaccTTTTATTTATACCTATAAAGAAGGGAAGACCAAAATACTTCTCCTTAGGGTCCATGATTGGTACTTGAAGAATACTGTCCAGAGTCTCAGCTGAAGAAGGACTGACATTATTGCTGAAATACACTGATGATTTATTAAAGTTTATAACCTGTCCTGAGCATTGACTAAATTCTTCAATCACCTCAACAAGTGTTCTAGTTTGATCCAGATTTGCCTTTGAGAAAAgtaaacaatcatctgcaaacaacAGGTGATTAATTTTTAGAGCACTTCTAGCTATTTTGACTTCAATAATAAACTTATTTTGTTCACAGAAAGCCAGTTTTCTAAATAGAGATTCCATGGTAATGATGAAAAGATATGGAGATAGGGGATCTTCCTGTCTGATACCTCTTGAAGGATTGAAAGCTTGACAAGGAGAACCATCGAGAAGTACTTCAACTTGTGTTGTGATGATACATTGATAGATCAAGTGACACCATTTATCACAAAACCCAAAATTCTCGAGTACTTGTATAAGAAAATCCCACTCTAATCTGTAAAAAGCTTTAGACATATCCATCTTTAAAGCTAAGGAATCCACTCTTCCAGATTGTTTCTTCATACTATAAACCATCTCTTGAACTAAAGAAATATTTTCAGAGATCAATCTTCCTGGAACATATGCAGCTTGCATAGGTGAAATGATCTTACTTATATGTTTTTTCATTCTTCTTGCAATGATCTTTGAAATCAGTTTATAAGAAGTATTACAAAGAGAAATATGCCTGAAATCTTCAGGTCTATGAGGTGTTGAAGTTTTAGGAATGAGAGAAAACTTTGTTCTGATGAGTTCTTTAAGAAGAAAACCAGAATGAAAAAAACTTTGTATCATTGCAATAAGATCAACTTTGACAGTGTTCCATTTGGTTTGATAAAACCCAGGTggaaaaccatctggaccaggagatgTCCAAGGTTCCATTGACTTTAGAGTATCAAAAATCTCAGCTTCTGAAGGAAATTTGAAGTAGTTCTAGATTGTCTTCTTCTGTTATTAACTGAGGAATATGATGTCTAAAATAATAAGAATCTATTGTAGCCACTGAAGTACTTATAGTCTTGAAATGAGTTGTTAAAAGATTATCCAAATCAGCTCTTTCACTGCACCAATTCCCATCTGGAGATAGTAGACTATCAATTCTGTTCCTTGACCTTATCATATTAGCTTTTGTATGGAAATATTTTGTATTCAAGTCCATTTCTCCATAGAATTTATCTTTGGCTTGCTGCCTCCAAAAACTTGATTATATGTCATCCCATTTAGCAATATCAGCTTCAATTTGTAGAACCTTGTCTGTGTTGTTGCCATTAACATCAGTTTGTTGAAGAGCAGATAACCTCTCCTTCAGATCTGGGATTGTTCTTTGAATGTGCTCAAAAGTGTGTTTATTCCACAAGGATAATCTTTTTCTGGTGTTAGTTAGCttattaacaaaaataaaagatgCAGAGCCAGAAGCATTAGTATCCCAAGAGTTATAAATTTCAGAAGCACAAGTAGAGTTGGACAaccaattttcaaaaaaaaaatccagttcCTACCCTTGACAGATAAATTTTTGTAGAGATGAAGTAAAATGGGAGTGTGATCAGAACCATTCCGAGTAACATGGGATAAGCTAGAATCAGGATATTTCAAAAACCATTCACTATTAACAATAGCTCTATCAAGCCTAGACTTAATTTTACCAGTCCCATGCTTATTGCTAGTCCAAGTAAAAGGGTTTCCACTAAAGCCTAGGTCTGAGAGATCTGCTTCTCTAAGTTTTTGAGTAATAAAACTATTACTTGAAGAGGAAGCATGATTAGATTTTTCATCAGGTCTAATAGTGATATTTAAATCTCCTATAACAACCCAGGGGATGTCTACAACTTTTCCCAGATTACTAATATACTCCCATTgctcttcttgtttttctttgtaAGGAGTACCATAAAGACAGGTTAAGAACCATTCACCTTTTGAAGGATCATTTAAAACAATATCATTTATCATATTAGGACTGGAGTGCACAATGTCTACTTGAAAACCATCTCTCCATAACAAAAGGAGTCCGCCAGCAAGACCCACAAATGAAACATAACAAGAATTTGGAAAGAGAAGGGATTTGGAAAATTTAAGGATTCTGTCATCATTGATTTTGGTTtcagaaagaaaaattaaatcagGATTGTGCAAGTTATTTAGATGATAAAGGTGATCCCTAGTTGGTTTTTGACAAaaaccttgacagttccaagcAAGGATCTTCATTATGCTAAAAAAACTTAAgtaactacaaaaataaaaagaacaaaaatttaAAACTGAAAAATTATCAAGATTGTAGTAAAGAAATGATACCTGATTAACAGGGATTCCTTGTTGTCCTAGAGTGGTGGAAATAGCTTCAACATCACTTTTGTACATCTCTTGATGATATTCATATCAGTAGTTGAGTCTTGTTATTAAAACTTGCAAGAGGAGGCATAACATGAATATTATGAGGGTTATTAGATGGTTCATTGTTTAGTTCCGAGTTCCTCATTCTTTTATTCTGTCTAGAACCACCATCGTCTTCAACAGACAAACCGTAATCTTCATTGACTACAACGTTTTCTTCTTCATTTATCAGATCTTCCTCATCTTCCCATCagaaggatgctcttgttgatGTATTGCATATTCTTCAACAGTGAGTCTATCCTAATAAAGCTTATGGGCCAGCAATTTGCAATTTTCCTCCTTGTGATCAAGAACATAACACTTTGGACACAGGTTATGTGGTTGTAAGTTCCAATGATATTTAATCCACACTTGTCCTCCTGCAACTGTATTCCACCATGCACCTCTGATCATCGGGAAACCTAGATCGATTAAAACTCTAGCATCTATATCCGATCCATATCTTGGACGACAGTTAGGTGGATCTGTGGATATCTTAGTACCAAAGAAAATGATGGCTTCATCAACTACAACTACATTTTGATGTTCAAGCTTCAACTTTTTCAGCGTAACTGAGAATTCCAGTGTGAGAAATTCATGCTCTTCTGTTTTTTTGCTAGGATCATATTTTTATAAAGAAAACAACGCATCATTGACAATCCATGGACCCCTTTTAATCACATCTTCCTGTTCATTTTCATTGTTAAGTTTGATAACAAAAAGGTTCTTACCCATAACTTTCATCTCCTTATTCTTGTATCTTTTCCACAGCTTATTGATTTCGTCTCTGACTAGTTTCAGCTCTATTTCATCTTTGTGAAGTATTTTTCCCAGGATGCTAGTTATCCAAACTTCTGCAGCTTCATTAATCAGCTTAGTAGACCCAGCAACCCTTCATCGTAGCAAAGGATTTTTTAAAGATAGAGGCACTCTTCATTTGTTTAGTAACCTTAGAGACCTGATTTTCAGAACTGGAGGCCATTCTAACCAAAAATCTTAAAGTTTTCTTTCTGCAATGAATGTAGATTGAGAAAAAAgagtttagggtttttctttttaAGAAGATAAGTCCACGAATGGCAATCTTTTGAGGTGATATGAAAGGAAATAAAATCCTTGTGGATACAGGACTTTCTTAAAATAGTATATAATTTAGgggagaatatttttcttttgaatgAATCAAAAAAGGTAAGTTCCAGCTGTTAATAGAGCTAGAATTACGGTAACAAAGATTGACTGTTATGGGGAAAAAAAGGTTTTGAATTCTTGGATTTTCATGGAGAGGAAGATTTTGACAATGGATGAAGAACAGACTAATGAATAGTAAAGATAACAAAAAGATTTTGGGCAAGTTCCTAGAAGAATAAGGAGACTTCAACATACTGATATGGATCATCTTATAGGAGATGATTGGCAATGCTTGCCAAAAACCAATACTGATTGACTGATTTGGAAGCCTGTTCCAAATAACCATACTGGTTAAACCACTCAAGGATTTGTAAGGAATACACTTGCAAAAAGAATTAGAAAGCCATTAgaaatttgaataaaaaaaaatagctaAAAGAAACTTTAAAAAGAGAAATTAAAATATGTTTAGAATAAAAAGAACATAACAATAAGATAAAACCTTAAACCAAAGTAAaacgagaaaaaaaaatttgagaaaaGATAACAGATGAGTCAAGATCTAAAAAACATGCTAAGAATGAAGGATTAATAATGGGGAATGCAGAAAAAATTTATCGGCATTAGCCCATTATACTGGTTTCTTTTATTTGCTACTTTCCTCTTCTTGCGAGCGCTCAATCGAGGCTTCCCAGCACATAGATAACATACCATCAAAAATGTAGCAATGATTTTCAATCCAATTCTTTCATCATCCTATTAAACCCTTAAATTAAAAGATAACTTATTTAAACGTTTTTCCGACAGTTTTGCAAGAGATATTTGGACATAAGTAAAGTATTGATGTCCGATTGAATGAACAGCTGATTCTTTTGTCCGCCAATTCTGCTAAATTTGGCTGTCCGGTTGCAGCAATTATTGAGTAAATTCAGCTCAAAATTTTCAATCATTTATTAAACTAATGGTTATTGCTTCCTCCAGGAAAGAAGTCTGTtttctttcacaaaaaaaaagaaaaataatcagTGGTTCACGAATTATACGTCATGTGACTTATTTAACGTTTTCGGATGGCGTTTTATTTCTCAGCCACCAAAGCTGGCTTAGGTGTTATAGGTTGAAAGTGACGTTATTGCATGCGAGCCAAGCCAAGCAATGAAGGCGGTGCCTTAACAAGTAATAAAGCTGATATGCATCACTGTCGTTCATTCATTGCTTAAAAATAGTCGACTTCGTAATACTAACAGAGATATTTCATGTTTCGGACAAACAGAGAAACCGACGTCAGGATTCAGAATATAGCAGGTCTTTTATTGTGGCACAGTGCAATAAATAGGTTAACCAAAGTTGAGATTCCGAGATTCTTCACCGTTTAAATGAAATATTTATGGCCACCAATTTTTGATTGGTGTTTATGGTTCTGTCTAGACTCTGGACGAGTGAATAAGCCGTAAATGGCATAATCAAACACAAAGCTGCATAGAGTTGACCGAGTTGACGGACCGATTTACAAGCAGCAGTCTCTGGTACATTAATTAGGGTACCCCACGTGTCAAACTTAAAGAGGACTCTTCCCCATCCCATCCTCCTCTATTTAAACCCCTCCCTCCTCCTCCATCTCTCTCCATCCTCAACCAAAGTGTTTTCCAGAGAAACAAAAAACAGAGAGGGTTTCAGTTTTTTCATTAGCCTCACAATCTTCTGCTGTAGAACAGAAAATCAATCTAAAAAACTTTCTTTCTTTCTACAGtagttgttgttgtttgtttgcTATCCGAAAAAACACCACACCCAGATCTCTttcttcaaaacaaaacaaaaagaaaaatggcTGCTCGTTCTTTCTCTAAAAACGCTCAACTTATTTCTTCTCTCATCGATGGCGTTTCTCTTTCTCTTAACAGGTAATAATCATTGATGGTCTTCTCCCTTGTTAGTTTCAGAAAGAACGATTTTTTCTCTGTTCTCAGCATAAGCCGCAGAATCAAGATCTTTTTTAATGAAACCCTGGCCGTTGGATACAAATTCTCTTTATTTTAAGAAAAAGCCGTTTTTCCCGGGTTGTGTTTCTACCGAGATGTCGCTTTTCTTTTTAACGTGATTTTCGTTGATGTGGTTGTTTGTACAGATCCAGAGGAATCTCGTCAGTGGCAACACAAGCCGTTGGATCAAGAAAAAGTGGGATGGTGGTAACTGGGGGAGAGGTAAAATCGAAATCACCATCAGCAGGATCAGTATCTGAAACATCTCCATGGGTTCCGGATCCGGTTACTGGATATTACAGACCAGAGAGCCATGCGGATGAGATTGatgtgactgaacttagagagaTGCTTTTGAAACAGAGACAGCATTAGATTGTTTATTAATGTTTAGTCTAAATTGGATTGATTTTTTTTGATGATCGATCAATGTCTAACAGCGTAGCGTCATTATGCTGTGCTTGCTGCACaatttagatttattttagtAAGCAGCTTTGATGATTAAATTTGTTGACAGTACACCCCAGTTGTGCCCCCAGAGTTTGGTTGGGGCGAAATATTATAATAATGAAATGTCAGGTTTTTTATGGCTCATTTATTGGTATATCTTTGGTTTTGTTACCGCCCTAGTCATTGTTTCCTTGATATTATGTCGTCATAAGGTGCACGACATTTTTGGTACGTCCCTGCTTGCACATATTGATCTTATTTGTGCAGAAACTATGGCCTGTGTGACTACGAACGATCAAAATGGCACCACTTTCCCCATGATTATAATTTCAAaaggttttttcttcttttcattgtTAAATCGATTGTTTTGCAAATTCGTCTTTAGGGATTCGATCCACTCTAAGTAGCATATGCAGTGCAGCCTGCCAAGTAAAGTTGCTTTGAAAGACCCAATGCAGCCTAGCAAGTGAAGTTGCTTCCCAAGACCCACCTGAGATGTCACATTTGCAATGCACCTGTCAATTTTTTCTCGCAAATACGACGTCTTTCACCACAAttatttcagccttataagtttgcaaaaaTGTAAATAACACACAGTTCTGCAACGAAAGTCTtcaattttctttctctcaaatGCTTACAATAAAGCATTCAAACATTGCCATAAATTCACTAACACAAtcatccaaccaagaacactttGAAAATGATACAGTTAAatcattttattgcatcaaagggaaggTATAATAAACTTGCCCACTTAGAAACTTACACATacttgttcctcttgaaccaagCCTTTTCCTTATCAAAACTCTCTTAGTTTGAGTCTCACAGTCAACTCTGTAAGACTACCGAATTTCTAATGCATTTTTACACAATTTACACAGTGGATTTGGATATAATGGTCAAAAATCGTTCACAACACTTGCACACGCATGGGAAAGCCATCTGCCCCATTAGACAATTCCATAATCACCAATAACTAGCCAGTTTCTTTTCTAACTCGAGTCAGCCTGCTACGTATGTTCTAAAACAGTTACGGACACTCCCTTGGGTTATACACTccttctattttttttataaaaaatagagaaagagaaagGAGAATTCTTATTCAATGTAGAGAACAAATAAATATtacagcctctatttat
This DNA window, taken from Papaver somniferum cultivar HN1 chromosome 3, ASM357369v1, whole genome shotgun sequence, encodes the following:
- the LOC113360866 gene encoding late embryogenesis abundant protein Lea5-like, whose protein sequence is MAARSFSKNAQLISSLIDGVSLSLNRSRGISSVATQAVGSRKSGMVVTGGEVKSKSPSAGSVSETSPWVPDPVTGYYRPESHADEIDVTELREMLLKQRQH